In Ciconia boyciana chromosome 3, ASM3463844v1, whole genome shotgun sequence, a genomic segment contains:
- the LRATD1 gene encoding protein LRATD1 isoform X2, translating to MGNQLDRITHLNYSELPTGDPSGIEKDELRVGVAYFFSDEEEDLDERGQPDKYSVKGSGSPGQETPTHHLHHQLVLNETQFSAFRGQECIFSKVSSGPQAGDLSVYSVSALPALCKPGDLLELLYLGPSEHPPPHWAVYVGSGQIIHLHQGQIRQDSLYEAAAGNVGRVVNSWYRFRPLVAELVVQNACGHLGLKSDEICWTNSESFAAWCRFGKREFKAGGELQAAAGTQHQQQYYLKIHLAENKVHTVRFHSLEDLIREKRRIDASGKLRVIKDLAIVDGKE from the coding sequence ATGGGAAATCAACTGGATCGCATCACCCACCTGAATTACAGCGAGCTGCCGACCGGGGACCCCTCGGGGATCGAGAAAGACGAGCTGCGCGTCGGGGTGGCTTACTTCTTTTCGGATGAGGAGGAGGACCTGGACGAGCGAGGCCAGCCAGACAAGTACAGCGTGAAGGGCTCCGGCAGCCCTGGCCAGGAGACGCCcacccaccacctccaccaccagCTGGTGCTGAACGAGACCCAGTTCTCCGCTTTCCGCGGCCAGGAATGCATCTTCTCCAAGGTCAGCAGCGGCCCCCAGGCTGGGGACCTCAGCGTCTACTCGGtgtcagccctgcctgccctctgcaAGCCGGGGGacctgctggagctgctctACCTGGGGCCGTCGGAGCACCCGCCGCCGCACTGGGCAGTGTACGTGGGCAGCGGGCAGATCATCCACCTGCACCAGGGCCAGATCCGGCAGGACAGCTTGTACGAGGCGGCCGCGGGCAACGTGGGCCGGGTGGTGAATAGCTGGTACCGCTTTCGCCCGCTGGTGGCTGAGCTGGTGGTGCAAAACGCCTGCGGGCACCTGGGCTTAAAAAGCGACGAGATCTGCTGGACTAACTCCGAGAGCTTCGCCGCCTGGTGCCGCTTCGGGAAAAGGGAGTTCAAAGCCGggggggagctgcaggctgctgccggcacccagcaccagcagcagtaCTATCTCAAGATCCACTTGGCGGAGAACAAGGTGCACACGGTGAGGTTCCACAGCCTGGAGGATCTAATACGGGAGAAGCGCAGGATCGATGCCAGTGGCAAACTGAGGGTGATCAAAGACCTGGCTATAGTGGATGGGAAAGAATAG